From the genome of Triticum aestivum cultivar Chinese Spring chromosome 3B, IWGSC CS RefSeq v2.1, whole genome shotgun sequence, one region includes:
- the LOC123069422 gene encoding protein NLP3, with protein sequence MDIDPSSVSHADGGGDLWPFDSLTTSLFFSSVSSSPPLHPLPVASSSWLTPPSPLWLFEDRQMMPIEVGPAPAAAPDNTAAVAEEAQRARSGNSDTPIKKTERLNNKWQFNLALHDDSTNSSCLFKEKLTHALRYFKESTDQHLLVQVWAPVKSGDRYVLTTSGQPFVLDHQSIGLLQYRAVSMMYMFSVDGDNAGELGLPGRVYKQKVPEWTPNVQYYSSTEYPRLNHAISYNVHGTVALPVFDPSVQSCIAVVELIMTSKKINYADEVDKVCKALEAVNLKSTEILEHPNVQICNEGRQSALVEILEILTVVCEEHKLPLAQTWVPCKYRSVLAHGGGVKKSCLSFDGSCMGEVCMSTSDVAFHVIDAHMWGFRDACVEHHLQKGQGVSGKAFIYHRPCFSKDISQFCKLEYPLVHYARMFGLAGCFAICLQSPYTGDDYYMLEFFLPPSCKEEDDQNALLESILGLINQCLRNLKVAGNGESNKASLQLSNVIMIESEDFKTNVHFENSEGFRESPEGETHGGAHEFDKANSKVSEGHLLADDNSHNNGVSVSRPNGSAASDSSLLHKNGKPPERRRGKAEKTISLEVLQQYFSGSLKNAAKSLGVCPTTMKRICRQHGISRWPSRKINKVNRSLSKLKQVIESVQGSDAAFNLTSITGPLPTIPVGPSSDSFNKEKASESKAEHSNRAVDGDRDSSLQKSQETGSHFGALMSQQGFADTGNNVQLEADKASLSRSSSGEGSINSRTSEGSCQGSPANQTFVCQPIASMFLEPQEPQLNPEGFTKEPFQEPELPLSRMLIEDSGSSKDLKNLFGSAIGQPMLAPPSNFGPMRNSGTVTIKASFKEDIVRFRFPCSSSVMALKDEVAKRLRMDAGMFDIKYLDDDHEWVKLACNADLEECIEISRHSGTHVIRLLVSDVAAHIGSSCGSSG encoded by the exons ATGGACATCGACCCTTCCTCGGTCTCCCACGCCGACGGCGGGGGCGACCTGTGGCCGTTCGACTCGCTCACCACgtccctcttcttctcctccgtctcctcctccccgccgctcCACCCGCTGCCCGTCGCTTCCTCCTCGTGGCTCACGCCGCCGTCTCCGCTCTGGCTCTTCGAGGACCGCCAGATGATGCCGATCGAGGTGGGCCCTGCGCCCGCCGCGGCGCCGGACAATACTGCCGCCGTCGCAGAGGAGGCCCAGCGAGCACGCTCCG GGAATTCGGACACGCCAATTAAGAAGACCGAACGTCTCAACAACAAATGGCAATTTAACCTAGCTCTGCATGACGATAGCACGAACAGCTCATGCTTGTTCAAGGAGAAGCTGACTCATGCTCTCAGGTACTTCAAGGAGTCAACAGATCAACACCTGTTGGTCCAGGTTTGGGCGCCGGTTAAGAGTGGCGATCGCTATGTGCTTACTACATCAGGACAACCCTTTGTACTTGACCACCAGAGCATTGGGCTGCTTCAGTACAGGGCTGTATCCATGATGTACATGTTCTCAGTAGATGGAGATAATGCTGGGGAGCTTGGGTTACCTGGACGTGTCTACAAGCAAAAAGTGCCTGAGTGGACACCAAATGTGCAGTATTATAGCAGCACTGAGTACCCACGGCTTAACCATGCCATCAGTTACAATGTTCATGGTACCGTTGCCTTGCCTGTTTTTGATCCCTCTGTTCAATCATGTATTGCTGTCGTCGAACTTATAATGACATCGAAGAAGATAAACTATGCCGATGAGGTTGATAAAGTCTGCAAAGCTCTTGAG GCAGTAAATCTTAAAAGCACTGAGATATTGGAGCATCCAAATGTCCAG ATTTGCAATGAAGGCCGTCAATCTGCCCTGGTGGAGATACTGGAGATCCTGACAGTTGTATGTGAAGAGCACAAGCTTCCATTAGCACAAACATGGGTTCCTTGCAAATATCGAAGTGTGTTGGCGCATGGTGGTGGTGTTAAGAAAAGTTGCTTGAGCTTTGATGGAAGTTGCATGGGGGAAGTCTGCATGTCAACCAGTGATGTGGCATTTCATGTGATTGATGCTCATATGTGGGGATTCCGAGATGCCTGTGTAGAACACCATCTACAGAAGGGACAGGGAGTTTCTGGCAAGGCGTTTATCTATCACAGACCTTGCTTTTCAAAAGATATCAGTCAGTTTTGTAAGCTGGAGTACCCCCTTGTGCACTATGCTCGTATGTTTGGATTGGCTGGCTGCTTTGCTATATGTTTACAAAGTCCTTATACTGGTGATGATTATTATATGCTAGAGTTTTTCCTGCCACCCAGTTGTAAAGAGGAAGATGATCAAAATGCCTTGTTGGAGTCTATATTAGGTCTGATCAATCAGTGTCTCCGTAATCTGAAGGTAGCTGGTAATGGAGAATCCAACAAAGCTTCTCTTCAACTTAGTAATGTCATAATGATTGAAAGTGAAGATTTCAAGACAAATGTGCATTTTGAGAACTCTGAAGGTTTTCGTGAATCGCCCGAAGGTGAAACACATGGAGGAGCCCACGAGTTCGATAAAGCGAATAGTAAAGTATCAGAGGGACATTTGTTGGCTGATGATAACTCTCATAACAATGGCGTATCTGTCTCCAGGCCAAATGGTAGCGCGGCTTCTGATTCTTCATTGCTTCACAAAAATGGCAAACCCCCTGAAAGGAGACGGGGGAAAGCTGAAAAAACAATCAGCTTAGAAGTTCTTCAGCAATATTTTTCTGGAAGTCTGAAAAATGCAGCAAAAAGCCTTGGTG TGTGCCCCACAACCATGAAGCGCATCTGCAGGCAACATGGGATTTCTCGTTGGCCATCCCGAAAAATTAACAAGGTCAACCGGTCTCTCTCGAAGTTAAAGCAAGTAATTGAGTCTGTTCAAGGCTCAGACGCGGCATTTAACCTGACATCTATCACAGGCCCTCTCCCTACTATTCCTGTTGGCCCTTCATCAGATTCTTTCAATAAAGAGAAAGCAAGTGAAAGTAAAGCAGAACATTCAAATCGTGCTGTTGATGGTGACAGAGATTCATCTTTACAGAAGTCACAGGAAACTGGTAGCCACTTTGGTGCACTCATGTCCCAGCAAGGATTTGCAGACACTGGGAACAATGTTCAACTTGAAGCAGACAAAGCTTCTCTCTCGAGAAGCTCATCGGGAGAAGGCAGCATAAATTCACGTACTTCGGAGGGCTCATGTCAGGGAAGTCCCGCAAACCAGACGTTTGTTTGCCAGCCTATTGCTTCAATGTTCTTGGAACCACAAGAACCACAACTGAATCCGGAAGGGTTCACAAAAGAACCTTTCCAAGAACCAGAGCTACCACTTTCCAGGATGCTCATAGAGGATTCTGGTAGTTCCAAGGATTTGAAGAATCTCTTTGGTTCAGCAATTGGCCAACCAATGTTAGCCCCTCCCAGCAATTTTGGGCCAATGCGAAATTCGGGGACTGTGACGATAAAGGCGAGCTTTAAGGAAGACATTGTAAGGTTCCGTTTCCCGTGTTCTAGCAGCGTTATGGCTTTGAAAGATGAGGTTGCCAAAAGGCTGAGGATGGATGCTGGCATGTTTGATATCAAGTACCTTGACGATGATCACGAGTGGGTGAAGTTGGCGTGCAATGCGGACTTGGAAGAATGCATAGAAATCTCCCGGCATTCTGGTACCCATGTCATCAGGCTGTTGGTTAGCGACGTTGCGGCCCACATTGGTAGTTCTTGTGGAAGCTCCGGTTGA